A region of Dethiosulfovibrio russensis DNA encodes the following proteins:
- a CDS encoding ATPase, with protein MEKAMIALAAALAVGLPALATAIAQAKIGSAAASTIAEKPETAGTMIILEAIPETMVILGFVVAIMLILQFA; from the coding sequence TTGGAAAAAGCGATGATTGCCCTGGCTGCTGCTCTGGCGGTTGGACTGCCTGCACTTGCTACCGCGATTGCTCAGGCTAAAATAGGAAGTGCCGCTGCCAGCACTATAGCGGAAAAGCCGGAGACCGCGGGGACGATGATAATTTTGGAGGCGATTCCCGAAACGATGGTTATATTGGGATTCGTCGTGGCTATAATGCTCATCCTTCAATTTGCGTGA
- a CDS encoding V-type ATP synthase subunit E, with translation MTVSDRSDLEDFLSSIRKEGEERLEKRRSEIEDRIADMIALRRQEVESLMKDMREEQRRKIDGMRRESRLKLRGEMQRAVEDIQRELAEKVRIALEKRLDSLTVSEGDYLASVEALTDEALSVLGEDASFSVSPSLVDCLSRDGRVPSPLDEDDWGGCVAVDTEGGAVVDNTFRSRLDKVFQRAIGELAVRFDEVMERHPDVRGRLRLS, from the coding sequence ATGACCGTCTCCGATAGATCCGATCTGGAGGATTTTCTCTCTTCTATCCGTAAAGAAGGGGAGGAACGCCTGGAGAAAAGGAGATCGGAGATAGAGGATCGCATCGCCGATATGATAGCTCTTCGCAGGCAAGAGGTCGAATCCCTGATGAAGGATATGAGGGAGGAGCAGCGAAGAAAGATCGATGGCATGAGGCGAGAATCCAGGCTGAAGCTAAGGGGAGAGATGCAGAGAGCCGTCGAGGATATCCAGAGAGAGCTTGCGGAAAAGGTAAGAATAGCTCTTGAGAAACGACTGGATTCATTGACGGTATCCGAGGGTGACTATCTAGCCTCGGTGGAAGCTTTGACCGATGAGGCTTTGTCCGTTTTGGGAGAGGACGCCTCTTTCTCGGTATCTCCCTCTTTGGTGGATTGCCTTTCCCGCGACGGTCGCGTTCCGTCACCTCTCGACGAGGACGATTGGGGTGGCTGTGTGGCAGTCGACACAGAAGGAGGGGCCGTAGTTGACAACACCTTCAGATCCAGGCTCGATAAGGTCTTCCAAAGGGCAATCGGAGAGTTGGCTGTCCGGTTTGATGAGGTCATGGAAAGACACCCTGACGTTCGGGGACGACTACGGCTATCTTAA
- a CDS encoding V-type ATPase subunit, translating into MRSWKDTLTFGDDYGYLNARLGGEWGYFYPYSFFYGMADKNLEELEQIFLSSPYSSHYRKELATSETSVLERIKRSMAAGSAEKFRKMKNWSPEEGKILMPIISIRADIYNGRALIRKYHSDRAPVTAPKWHDYGFLGGDFFDEIWREGNHVAEAIELCYRLGSPAALALSEALDVLQSSGNLAMAERNYLKGLLSICYGSLKRKNDNYALVEDYLGRTVDLWNLLIWFRRNSGDSAFPVEYLDGGAFFPVNRLEESKTIKSLLRHTPWMEASISEEDRHSEVGRILQDKFFRWQISQRRKSFMGIGVAMAYMARQIVEWRNMELLAVGLAAELSPERIRTLLWKI; encoded by the coding sequence ATGAGGTCATGGAAAGACACCCTGACGTTCGGGGACGACTACGGCTATCTTAACGCGAGGCTTGGAGGAGAATGGGGGTATTTCTACCCTTATTCCTTTTTTTACGGTATGGCGGACAAAAATTTGGAAGAGCTGGAACAGATCTTCCTTTCGAGCCCTTATTCATCCCACTATCGTAAGGAGTTAGCCACCTCGGAGACGTCGGTTTTAGAGCGCATAAAGAGATCTATGGCGGCAGGATCGGCGGAGAAATTTCGTAAGATGAAAAACTGGTCTCCCGAAGAGGGGAAGATCTTGATGCCGATAATATCCATAAGGGCCGATATATACAACGGCAGAGCTCTGATAAGAAAGTATCACAGCGATAGAGCTCCTGTTACAGCGCCTAAATGGCATGATTACGGTTTTCTAGGCGGAGATTTTTTTGACGAGATATGGAGAGAGGGGAATCACGTAGCGGAGGCTATCGAGCTGTGTTACCGTCTAGGTTCTCCTGCGGCCTTAGCCTTGTCCGAGGCATTGGACGTGCTCCAATCGTCGGGAAACCTCGCTATGGCGGAGAGAAATTATCTAAAGGGATTGCTCTCCATATGTTACGGATCCCTCAAAAGAAAAAACGATAATTACGCTTTGGTCGAAGATTACCTTGGTCGGACGGTGGATCTTTGGAATCTCCTCATATGGTTCAGGAGAAACAGCGGAGATTCGGCTTTCCCTGTAGAGTATCTCGACGGTGGAGCTTTTTTCCCCGTGAATCGTCTCGAGGAAAGCAAGACTATAAAATCCCTGTTGCGGCACACCCCTTGGATGGAGGCTTCCATCTCGGAGGAAGACAGACATTCCGAGGTCGGGCGAATCTTACAGGATAAATTCTTCAGGTGGCAGATATCCCAGAGAAGAAAGAGTTTTATGGGTATCGGAGTTGCCATGGCCTATATGGCTCGCCAGATAGTGGAGTGGCGAAACATGGAACTGTTGGCCGTGGGCTTGGCCGCAGAGCTTTCGCCGGAGAGGATTCGTACCCTCCTGTGGAAAATTTAG
- a CDS encoding V-type ATP synthase subunit F, giving the protein MEDPQRTVVLGRRLFIDLWSLLGLEPVSCETPEMLRDCLPRMLDRDDVVCIVVEESWFDRVPVALKTRLERMEKPLWVTLPTLNIEEHME; this is encoded by the coding sequence ATGGAGGATCCGCAGCGAACTGTAGTGTTGGGACGCAGGCTCTTCATTGACCTATGGAGTCTTTTAGGGTTGGAGCCGGTATCATGCGAGACCCCGGAGATGCTAAGAGACTGTCTGCCAAGGATGTTGGACAGAGACGACGTAGTCTGTATCGTCGTCGAGGAAAGCTGGTTCGACAGAGTTCCCGTTGCCCTTAAGACGAGACTTGAGCGGATGGAAAAACCCCTTTGGGTCACCTTACCTACGTTGAATATAGAGGAGCACATGGAATGA
- a CDS encoding V-type ATP synthase subunit A, which translates to MRRESTIWGIAGPVIRAGVDFPVSMYEVVHVGRQRLLGEVVRIQKGTVDIQVYENADGIAVGDPLFFSGNLLSVELAPGLLGSVFDGIGRPLKVLGKEGPFLERGRSIPTVDRSKLWHFVPLLKVGDRVNPGDVVGTVKECDAVEHRIMAPPDFRSSEILSILAEGDYTVNTVIATCDGGDISMFQRWDVRRSRPVGKRLNLDRPLITGQRVLDTLFPLALGGAAVLPGGFGTGKTVTQQSIAKWCNADVIIYIGCGERGNEMTEVLEEFPELKDPYRDAPLMDRMILIANTSNMPVAAREASVYLGITMAEYYRDMGLNVAIMADSTSRWAEALREIGGRLEEMPGEEGYPAYLGTRLAEYYERSGRSVLLGSPEREGSITVINAVSPAGGDFSEPVTQASLRLSGVFWALDKALAQQRHFPSIQWNQSYSLYEQEMERFYREEVSDLWDDLKAFLRGRLALERELRNLVQLVGRDGLSDKDKWILSFVDILKSVYLQQNAFDDVDASSSLKKQFSLLSNLKRLDDVVVGALSSGARLETISDFPMVRDLLDLRGQNEASMDRNFSSWISKLEEKLKASVVEVEDETL; encoded by the coding sequence ATGAGAAGAGAATCCACTATATGGGGTATAGCCGGACCGGTCATAAGGGCTGGCGTCGATTTTCCTGTATCGATGTACGAGGTCGTTCATGTCGGCCGTCAACGTCTATTGGGAGAGGTCGTTAGGATACAAAAGGGCACGGTTGACATTCAGGTCTATGAAAATGCCGACGGGATCGCTGTGGGCGATCCTCTTTTTTTCTCTGGCAATCTTCTTTCGGTAGAGCTGGCTCCTGGACTTCTGGGTTCGGTTTTCGACGGTATCGGCCGCCCTCTGAAGGTGCTGGGTAAAGAAGGCCCCTTTTTGGAGAGAGGAAGATCTATTCCGACGGTCGACAGGTCGAAACTCTGGCATTTTGTCCCCCTCCTCAAGGTCGGAGACAGAGTGAACCCGGGGGATGTCGTCGGGACGGTGAAGGAGTGCGATGCCGTCGAACATCGCATAATGGCTCCCCCCGATTTCCGATCCTCCGAGATACTTTCGATCTTAGCGGAAGGCGATTATACCGTAAATACAGTCATTGCGACCTGTGACGGAGGAGATATATCCATGTTCCAGAGATGGGACGTGAGAAGATCTCGACCTGTAGGGAAGCGTCTGAACCTGGATAGGCCACTGATAACCGGTCAAAGAGTTTTGGATACCCTGTTTCCCCTCGCTCTAGGCGGGGCCGCTGTCTTGCCCGGTGGATTCGGAACGGGAAAAACGGTTACCCAGCAGTCGATAGCGAAGTGGTGTAACGCCGACGTAATAATATACATAGGATGCGGCGAGAGAGGCAACGAGATGACGGAGGTCCTTGAGGAATTTCCGGAGCTAAAGGATCCCTATAGGGATGCTCCCCTTATGGATAGGATGATCTTGATCGCCAATACCTCCAATATGCCAGTTGCGGCCAGGGAGGCCAGCGTCTATCTCGGTATAACCATGGCCGAGTACTACAGGGATATGGGGTTGAACGTGGCTATAATGGCCGATTCCACCTCGCGTTGGGCCGAGGCCCTCAGGGAGATCGGAGGTCGACTGGAAGAGATGCCCGGAGAGGAAGGATATCCCGCCTATCTGGGAACCCGGCTGGCCGAATATTACGAGAGGTCCGGTCGATCGGTGCTTCTGGGATCTCCTGAGAGAGAGGGGTCCATAACGGTTATCAACGCTGTCTCTCCCGCAGGCGGAGACTTCTCCGAGCCGGTCACCCAGGCCAGTTTGAGGCTTTCGGGAGTGTTCTGGGCCTTGGATAAGGCCCTGGCCCAGCAGAGGCATTTCCCCTCTATTCAATGGAATCAAAGCTATAGTCTTTACGAGCAGGAGATGGAGCGGTTCTATCGGGAAGAGGTCTCCGATCTGTGGGACGATCTAAAAGCCTTTCTTAGAGGGCGTCTCGCCCTGGAAAGAGAGCTCAGAAATCTGGTCCAGTTGGTCGGCAGAGATGGGCTTTCCGATAAGGATAAATGGATTCTGTCGTTCGTGGACATATTGAAATCGGTCTACCTCCAACAAAATGCGTTTGACGATGTCGATGCCAGTTCATCCTTGAAAAAGCAGTTTTCCCTTTTATCCAATCTGAAAAGATTGGACGATGTGGTGGTTGGTGCCCTGTCCTCGGGAGCCAGGCTCGAGACTATATCCGATTTCCCCATGGTCAGGGACCTTCTCGACCTTAGAGGACAGAATGAGGCATCGATGGACCGAAACTTTTCGTCCTGGATCTCCAAGTTGGAGGAAAAGCTCAAGGCTTCCGTCGTGGAGGTAGAAGATGAAACTCTATAG
- a CDS encoding V-type ATP synthase subunit B — translation MKLYREGYRDIAGIAGPLLFVRGVKKGGYGELVTVEDGKRTRKGQILQVEGDLCVIQLFDGAMGLSTGDTTVWMDRDVVKVPVGMNLIGKILNGRGLDERGEEILFCEDRIPVSGLPINPARRRSPRSFIQTGISTIDVMNTLVKGQKLPIFAGSGLPANEVTTQIVRQAKVRENSQFLVVFAAMGITKRESQYFIESFKKTGAIEKGVFFLNLASDSAAERLLTPRMALTVAEYFAFQKGYDVLVVMTDMLHYCNALREISAAREEVPGRRGYPGYMYSDLADLYERAGSIDGSAGSITQIPIITMPDDDMTHPVIDLSGYITEGQIVLGRDLHDKGIFPPIDVLPSLSRLMNKGIGKDQTVDYHRAMADQLYSAYAKARELIKLRLIVGDDGLTEIEHRYIAFGKSFEANFIDQRGGDRNLEDSLEEAWRALRTLPDQELFKLPQEMVSRRER, via the coding sequence ATGAAACTCTATAGAGAAGGTTACAGAGATATAGCGGGTATAGCGGGCCCCCTACTTTTCGTCAGAGGCGTAAAAAAAGGAGGGTACGGCGAGCTCGTGACCGTAGAAGACGGAAAACGGACCAGAAAAGGCCAGATACTTCAAGTAGAGGGAGATCTTTGCGTCATACAGCTTTTCGACGGAGCCATGGGCCTATCCACCGGAGATACGACGGTATGGATGGACAGGGACGTCGTCAAGGTCCCGGTCGGGATGAATCTCATAGGGAAGATTCTGAACGGCAGAGGTCTGGACGAACGAGGCGAGGAGATACTTTTCTGTGAGGATCGAATACCGGTTTCCGGACTTCCTATAAATCCAGCCAGAAGACGTAGCCCGAGATCGTTTATTCAAACCGGAATATCGACGATAGATGTGATGAACACCTTGGTCAAAGGGCAAAAATTGCCAATCTTCGCCGGATCGGGGCTTCCGGCAAACGAGGTAACCACTCAGATAGTCCGTCAGGCCAAGGTAAGGGAGAATAGTCAGTTTCTGGTGGTTTTCGCCGCCATGGGGATAACGAAAAGGGAGTCTCAGTATTTCATCGAAAGCTTCAAGAAGACCGGAGCGATAGAGAAAGGGGTCTTTTTTTTAAACCTGGCCAGCGATTCCGCGGCGGAAAGGCTTCTGACTCCTAGGATGGCCCTCACTGTGGCCGAGTATTTCGCCTTTCAAAAGGGCTACGATGTGTTGGTCGTAATGACCGATATGCTCCATTACTGTAACGCTTTGAGGGAGATAAGCGCCGCTCGCGAGGAGGTCCCGGGCAGGAGAGGGTATCCCGGATATATGTACTCCGATCTAGCCGATCTATATGAAAGAGCCGGTTCGATAGATGGTTCCGCCGGAAGTATAACCCAGATACCGATAATAACCATGCCGGACGACGACATGACCCATCCGGTTATCGATCTGTCGGGATATATAACAGAGGGGCAGATAGTTCTGGGAAGGGACCTTCACGACAAGGGCATCTTTCCTCCTATAGACGTTTTACCCAGTCTCAGCCGTCTTATGAATAAGGGAATAGGCAAGGATCAGACGGTGGATTATCACAGGGCCATGGCGGATCAACTTTACTCTGCCTACGCCAAGGCCAGGGAGCTCATCAAGCTGAGGCTCATAGTCGGAGACGACGGTCTGACCGAGATAGAACACAGATACATCGCCTTTGGAAAGTCCTTTGAGGCGAATTTTATCGACCAAAGAGGCGGAGATCGTAACCTGGAGGATTCCTTAGAGGAGGCTTGGAGAGCTCTTCGGACCCTCCCGGATCAGGAGCTTTTTAAACTACCCCAGGAGATGGTCTCTCGGAGGGAGCGTTAG
- a CDS encoding V-type ATP synthase subunit D yields MSQSSATRDRLLEVSIRIKDIAFGKGLLEKKRDAFIRAMEGEKKLFYELQDKYRKLCSSIAAIYGLIRVYEGSHTIDLLRLQHPLLNLRLFRESLMGCRYTRFESEPSEIEHRFRLDMDPALSSLYIEELLFLLEQAESMLWRYITLRSKIQAFERELRKTNLKINTLEHSLLPSLSEEKKKILEVLSERERQERYTIKKLTGKKKRK; encoded by the coding sequence ATGAGCCAGTCCTCCGCTACAAGAGACCGACTTCTAGAGGTGTCGATCAGGATAAAAGATATAGCTTTTGGAAAAGGGCTTCTGGAGAAAAAGAGAGATGCCTTTATCCGTGCTATGGAAGGGGAAAAGAAGCTCTTCTACGAACTTCAGGACAAGTATAGAAAACTGTGCAGCAGTATAGCTGCGATATACGGTCTGATCAGGGTCTATGAAGGTTCTCACACCATAGATCTTCTGAGACTTCAACATCCTCTGCTCAACCTGAGACTTTTCAGAGAGTCCCTTATGGGGTGTCGATATACCAGGTTCGAATCCGAGCCCTCGGAAATCGAGCATCGGTTTAGATTAGACATGGATCCGGCTTTATCGTCGTTGTACATAGAGGAACTTCTGTTTCTACTGGAGCAGGCCGAATCGATGTTGTGGCGTTATATAACGTTGAGAAGCAAGATACAGGCATTCGAGAGAGAGCTGAGAAAGACCAATCTGAAGATAAATACGTTGGAACACTCGCTTTTGCCGTCTCTCTCGGAAGAGAAAAAAAAGATTTTAGAGGTATTATCCGAGAGAGAGAGGCAGGAAAGATACACCATTAAAAAACTGACCGGAAAGAAGAAACGTAAATGA
- a CDS encoding 23S rRNA (pseudouridine(1915)-N(3))-methyltransferase RlmH, producing the protein MKLSVLAVGKPKDKSILKGIDSYIKRTTPYLPISLDYLPDGRGLSPEKSTERESRAILRYLTPRDHVVLLDERGSTMTSRTFSSYLFSRLKSAQGRLVFIIGGPFGFDEDVRKRSDEMLSLSQMTLTHEMCLLFFSEQIYRALMISRNTSYHHD; encoded by the coding sequence ATGAAGTTATCTGTTTTAGCAGTAGGTAAGCCCAAGGACAAGTCTATCCTCAAGGGGATTGATTCTTATATAAAGAGAACCACACCCTATTTGCCTATATCCTTGGATTATCTTCCGGATGGCAGAGGTCTTTCTCCAGAAAAATCTACGGAAAGGGAGAGTAGGGCCATTCTCAGGTATCTTACACCTCGAGATCACGTGGTCCTTTTGGACGAGAGGGGCTCGACCATGACCAGTCGAACCTTTTCGTCCTATTTGTTTTCCAGGTTGAAATCGGCTCAAGGAAGGTTGGTCTTCATAATAGGAGGTCCTTTCGGTTTCGATGAAGACGTTCGTAAAAGAAGCGATGAGATGTTATCATTGTCTCAGATGACCTTGACCCATGAAATGTGCTTGTTGTTTTTTTCTGAACAGATATATAGAGCTTTAATGATATCTAGGAACACGTCGTATCATCACGATTGA
- a CDS encoding YbaB/EbfC family nucleoid-associated protein, with protein MKMNNIMKQAQKMQAQMERVQASLADDRVEGNSGGGMVTATANGHGEILSLKITPEVVDPEDIEMLEDLVLAAVNDAARKGQELAKKKMGQITGGLGGALGGLGL; from the coding sequence ATGAAAATGAACAACATCATGAAACAAGCTCAAAAGATGCAGGCCCAGATGGAGAGGGTCCAGGCTTCGTTGGCAGACGACCGCGTCGAGGGAAATTCCGGCGGAGGAATGGTCACCGCTACCGCTAACGGTCACGGTGAGATTCTTTCTCTTAAGATAACTCCTGAGGTGGTAGATCCCGAGGATATCGAGATGCTGGAGGATCTGGTGCTAGCAGCGGTGAACGATGCGGCCAGAAAGGGACAGGAATTAGCGAAGAAAAAGATGGGACAGATAACCGGTGGTCTGGGAGGTGCCCTAGGAGGGCTAGGACTCTAA
- the recR gene encoding recombination mediator RecR, whose amino-acid sequence MALPGPFERLIGLLKRLPGVGEKSARRMAFFVFQAPEGYSIELADALLSLKKSLSVCEICGNLTDRQPCNICSDPLRDRSILCVVEGIEDLLSIEQAGVYDGLYYVLGGTVSPLDGEDLPEGSLDRLINMIEREKISEVIIATNPRVEGDMTYHSVLSALKGMPDLKKSRLSYGLPVGGSIEFADRVTLHAAMDTRIFVSGED is encoded by the coding sequence ATGGCTCTTCCCGGACCTTTTGAACGGTTGATAGGTCTTTTAAAGAGGCTTCCCGGAGTCGGAGAGAAGAGCGCCAGAAGGATGGCGTTCTTCGTTTTTCAGGCCCCGGAGGGATACTCTATAGAGTTGGCCGACGCTCTCCTGTCTTTGAAAAAAAGTCTATCGGTATGCGAAATATGTGGTAATTTAACGGATAGACAGCCCTGTAATATATGCTCCGATCCCTTAAGAGATCGTTCTATTTTATGTGTCGTGGAAGGTATAGAAGATCTCCTCAGTATCGAACAGGCCGGGGTATACGATGGACTTTACTATGTCCTTGGAGGCACGGTGTCGCCTCTGGATGGAGAGGATCTTCCGGAAGGGAGTCTCGATAGATTGATAAACATGATAGAGAGGGAGAAGATTTCCGAGGTTATAATAGCCACAAATCCTCGGGTGGAAGGGGACATGACCTACCACTCCGTTCTTTCCGCCCTTAAGGGGATGCCGGATCTCAAAAAAAGCAGGCTTTCTTATGGGCTTCCGGTCGGAGGAAGCATAGAATTCGCCGATAGGGTGACTCTCCATGCCGCTATGGATACCAGAATTTTTGTGTCTGGAGAAGATTGA
- a CDS encoding PIN/TRAM domain-containing protein, whose translation MTEGLIKIMKFICRVLLALLGGMAGYQLAFAIVPHLSEWIGTDRFLSKFALSGICVFICGSIGFLIAPFFLRILGLIGTLFEKHLQSTKWQDISAATTGLFVGLLLANLVAMPFSDLPVGPYVAVFLNIVIGYVLARLFVKRQNDIRGVLAPFVGLKQKIASFKGKGNEVVIEDMEGNAAMSMAIPGKILDTSVIIDGRILDIAKTGFLEGAIILPRFILTELQSVADSKDPNKRSRGRRGLDVVKALQKISFLEIVITEVGLKDLDADSVDSGLIVFAQKIGGKILTTDYNLNKVAQIRDIVVLNVNDLANSLKPSLLPGESVVVDVIREGKEPQQGVGYLDNGTMLVVEDGENYIGRRVEVVVTSMLQTSAGRMVFGRIRREVRE comes from the coding sequence ATGACGGAAGGACTCATAAAGATAATGAAATTCATCTGCAGGGTTCTGTTGGCTCTGCTGGGAGGAATGGCAGGTTATCAACTGGCCTTCGCGATAGTTCCACATCTATCCGAGTGGATTGGGACCGATCGTTTTTTGAGTAAATTTGCTCTCAGTGGTATCTGCGTCTTTATATGTGGTTCAATCGGCTTTTTAATAGCTCCGTTTTTTCTTCGCATACTCGGTCTTATAGGAACTCTCTTTGAAAAACATTTGCAAAGCACGAAGTGGCAGGATATATCGGCTGCTACGACAGGGCTGTTCGTCGGACTTCTGTTGGCGAACCTGGTGGCCATGCCTTTTTCCGATCTTCCTGTAGGACCTTATGTCGCGGTATTTCTCAACATAGTGATAGGTTACGTTTTGGCCAGGTTGTTCGTCAAAAGACAGAACGACATCAGGGGGGTACTGGCTCCCTTCGTGGGGCTTAAACAAAAAATAGCCTCTTTCAAAGGCAAGGGCAACGAGGTAGTTATAGAGGATATGGAAGGCAATGCCGCCATGTCCATGGCTATTCCGGGGAAGATTCTGGATACGAGCGTGATAATAGACGGTCGAATATTGGATATAGCTAAGACCGGTTTTCTAGAGGGAGCCATCATACTTCCCCGCTTTATACTGACCGAGCTTCAATCCGTAGCGGATTCCAAGGATCCCAATAAAAGATCCCGAGGTCGGAGAGGTCTCGACGTCGTCAAGGCCTTGCAAAAGATCTCGTTTTTGGAGATCGTCATAACCGAGGTCGGATTGAAGGATCTAGACGCCGATTCGGTGGACAGTGGTTTGATCGTCTTTGCCCAAAAGATAGGCGGAAAGATCCTCACTACAGATTACAACCTGAACAAGGTGGCTCAGATTAGGGATATCGTGGTTCTCAACGTAAACGATCTGGCCAACTCACTGAAACCCTCGCTTTTGCCGGGAGAATCGGTGGTCGTCGACGTCATAAGGGAAGGTAAAGAGCCGCAACAAGGGGTAGGCTATCTCGATAATGGGACCATGTTGGTCGTGGAGGACGGAGAGAACTACATCGGTCGCAGGGTAGAGGTCGTCGTGACGTCTATGCTTCAAACTTCCGCCGGTAGGATGGTTTTCGGAAGGATAAGAAGAGAGGTTCGCGAGTGA
- the ispF gene encoding 2-C-methyl-D-erythritol 2,4-cyclodiphosphate synthase: MSEWSFMIMAAGSGSRLGGTPKQFRFLGGRPMWEWSFDLALSLGIEEIVLVLPEDWDERLYPVRTREGLSIVRGGCTRSLSVRNGIASVRSNKVLIHDGARPFAKSSMCEKIMSAVSKNTGAIPLLPVKDALKRVSVDDVVKAMDRSGIRITQTPQGFPREGLLKALSLSSEEVRDEAEPWISNGGVIVPVEGDEMNFKVTTEGDWEMATYLAGRNSAGEIRTGIGFDVHPLVPGRSLVLGGVEVPSPMGLEGHSDADLICHGISDAILGAAGLPDIGRVFPACDNSYRDADSYELLREVVSKVEECGWSIVWLDVVLHAQIPRIGETVIDIIRNLDSIWNDGIRRVNLKVKSGEGVGSVGSGHCMMCYAVATIKNTSMGLHKAANPL, translated from the coding sequence GTGAGCGAGTGGTCCTTTATGATAATGGCTGCCGGTAGCGGCAGTCGTCTTGGCGGAACGCCTAAACAGTTCAGATTTCTTGGAGGTCGCCCCATGTGGGAATGGTCCTTCGATTTGGCTCTTAGTCTGGGGATAGAGGAGATAGTTCTCGTCCTGCCGGAGGATTGGGACGAGAGATTGTATCCGGTGAGGACGAGAGAGGGATTGTCGATCGTAAGGGGTGGCTGTACCAGATCCCTTTCCGTGAGGAACGGAATCGCCTCGGTCCGGTCGAATAAGGTGTTGATCCACGATGGGGCCAGACCCTTTGCGAAGAGCTCCATGTGTGAAAAGATCATGTCCGCTGTGTCGAAAAACACAGGGGCTATCCCTTTGTTGCCGGTAAAGGACGCTTTAAAGAGGGTTTCCGTCGACGATGTCGTGAAGGCCATGGATCGTTCAGGTATCAGAATAACCCAAACCCCTCAGGGTTTTCCCAGGGAGGGCCTTTTGAAAGCATTGTCCCTCTCGTCGGAAGAGGTCAGAGATGAAGCCGAACCGTGGATTTCTAACGGTGGCGTCATCGTTCCTGTCGAGGGCGACGAGATGAATTTCAAGGTCACTACTGAGGGGGATTGGGAGATGGCCACCTATTTAGCCGGTAGGAATTCGGCCGGAGAGATAAGAACCGGCATAGGTTTCGACGTCCATCCGTTGGTGCCGGGGCGTTCTCTTGTCCTAGGCGGTGTGGAGGTTCCCTCTCCTATGGGGTTGGAGGGACATTCCGATGCCGACCTGATATGCCACGGTATTTCGGACGCAATCCTGGGAGCGGCGGGGTTGCCCGATATCGGCCGTGTTTTCCCCGCCTGCGATAATTCCTATAGAGATGCTGATAGCTATGAACTTCTACGAGAGGTAGTCTCCAAGGTGGAGGAGTGCGGATGGTCGATCGTCTGGCTTGACGTTGTTTTGCATGCCCAGATACCCAGAATCGGTGAAACTGTGATCGATATAATCAGGAATCTGGATTCCATATGGAACGATGGGATACGTAGAGTCAATCTCAAGGTTAAGTCTGGAGAGGGCGTCGGATCGGTAGGGTCGGGGCATTGTATGATGTGTTACGCGGTCGCTACGATAAAAAACACCTCCATGGGGTTGCATAAAGCGGCAAATCCACTATAA